TTGTTTGTGTATCTTGTTCTTTACGAATGTGGAATTTGGAATATATTATTCGCattcaacattattttttacaaattaaaggttatagacaataaaaaaatcgattttaaatctgtaaaatatctatatatgttTGGAATTTTTGTTCAAATGCTTTTCGTCTTCGTATTCGAATAGgcatttcaattgttttaattcgAACACCACTGATTAGTCTTTTTTAGACGCTACAATGGCAACTTCTGATATGGATTTGAAAGCCAAGATCAAATCTTCTTTCAATTTTGTAATTGTCGTTGTCTTGTTCAAGGGGTCAAATGCTATTTGTTTAAGATACCGACGTTCTGATAACGACATCGTTTTGGATTTCAGCATAAAACACACACTTTGGTCAAAGGAAACGTAAGCCTTCATATTACAATGAGAATAATCTTAACCATGGCGACTATATTGGTAGGTAGGAAGGGACAACAATCCAAACTCTATAAAAGATACCATAAAAACGTTCAGGACAAGGTTAAGGGTTATTGAAATTTATCTAATTAGAGGAAAGTTGAAAAAATGTGTTGGTTTTTCTGTACTTGCTGCATAAACATTTTGTATGATATATGTTTGGCAATGCAAAGTATTCACCATGTACTTTTAATGACTATGCTGTCTGAAATCTACTCCGATCGAAGTACATACAGTCAATGATTTAGGAGTGTAATGCATTATATCATATAAATATTGGTTTCTTTGTGTAACTGCGTAATCTGAGTAATCTATCTTTCATATGGAGTTTTCTATTAttgttttgcatgtttttgtAACTTTGTTATGTCTCATATCGAGAGTACAgtgaagcgcgtttcgtctacaaaagagtcTCTAATGACGCTAGAATAAAATCGTTAAGAAGTCATaagaaattacaaaattaaagaTCATTTAGGGTTCAAAATACCGAAAggtttttgtcatttatttccTGGTATAGAAGTTCTTAGTATTTTGAACAATTGAAAGctttgtaaaaagtcaaattgataaatatcagcataacaatattatttcatttaaacaCAACAGTGCTAATTTCAGGTCTGGTGAGCTTAAGAACTTTTCCCGAGTGTACTGATTGAatgatacattttttgtttacCTCTATGTTAACTTTGATATTCGAAATATTCGAAATATTGTCATTGAATTTTTCACATCTttttgtaacaataatattttctaattaaaagatattaccACTAtcatgatatttatcaatttacaCATTAAGTCTCCCTAGCGGTTACGACGAAGTTGAAATCAGTTGTATTCAGAAACTGGTAGTTACAGGAAAAATGTATCATATatataacatttcaatattatacaACTGTATCAATAAACTATCTACGACATTTACTAGAATTACTTCACATGAGAATGAATGTATTTTCGCAAGCtagaatttgttttataaattcaatttttgtttgtataGTTTATATTATATCTCCACCTGAAGTTACACGTGCAAAGAGATAATATTTATTCATCACTAATGTAAATATTCattgtaaattttcttttaccaattttttttttatttctgttcttcATGTAGACTCACTATAATTGAGCACACATTTgaattgataaacattttttgGCTGTGACTTCTATATTGTTTTGATGAGCGTGATACTTTCATAAACTAGTTTTACATATATGAAgatgtttgcaaaagtataaattactctaaattatagggattttctggtaacttaacagaaaacctttgccgtttttggcacaacctttttgatcttttggtcctcgatgctgttcaactttgtactcgtttcggctttcaaacttttgtatctgtgcgtcacacataggtcttgtgtgaacaaaatacacttctggcgtattaaaattttgaacttgttgccttttgttggctgttgttcgtgtgattctttgttaattgtgttctccaatttatttatatggtagtcctgtgttgtcattttgatgttatatttcacatggccataaaagtgcgaggtttggcatgccacaaaaccaggttcaacccaccattttttcctttaaaaatgccctgtaccaagtcaggaatatggtcattgttatattatagttcgtttctgtgtgtattacattataacgttgtgtcgtttgttttctcttatttttgagtgtaaattcacattgcgataagacgtgtcacggtacttgtctatcccaaactcatgtatttggttttgatgttatatatgttattctcgtgggattttgtctatgtgtgttacattttagtgttatgtcgttgttctcctcttatatttaatgcgtttccctcggttttagtttgttatcccgattttgttttttgtccatggatttatgagttttgaacagcggtatactactgttgcctttatactATGAGTATGTCAAAACTATCCTTTCTTAAGATAATATTTTAGAAGCTTTGGTGTTGTTTTTTACGTTTGTGGacgttttattttaattattcacAATTAATTTTGTTCGATTGTAATGTCGAATTATCAACCGattaagtaaaataacaaagagTATAAGTCACAAttgtattgaatattttattaagtAAGATGTTTCAGACAAATATATTTCGGTTCATTCTTAATTATCTAAAGCAAGAAACCTGTGAATGTGCTCCAGATTCGATGGATGTAAAATGGGCGCGATCCCCATGGACCATacttgatgattttcactttatCGTCTTTATTCAGTTTCACAATGATGCTATTTGTTGCACTATTGTATGTTAGAGTTGTAGCGCAAGCGTACATCAACATTGAATCCTTTTCGTTAACTCTCAGTGACATTTCCACTGTTGATTTCATTTTCGTTAATATTGTAGAGGAGAAATAGTATGTTCCAGTTATTGGAACGGTAAAAATACCAGTTGCGGTGTTGTAACCGTTTCCATTGTTGGTAATCGCCTTATCAAATACAACTGTATTCCAAGGACTAATATCTGCAATCGATGTTCCAAGTTTCGCAGAGAAAGATATGTCTATTGAGCTTGCTAGCTGTTTTCTAATCATTTGTAAATCTCCAGATTTGTCTTTGTGTTCTTTTACTTCTgatgttagaaataaaaaaaataaaaaaatgtattatttaattGCTTGTAGAATTCAATTCTCTTTGCAACATTATAGAAATGCTTCTGAAAATGGGTCCTCCATTGAAAAGGAATAACTCAATTGGAACTTTAGTAAATTACATAAGAAACATGCTGAATTGCCTAACTATTGTTAAATAATATAAGATAAAATTCACCTGCAATATC
This genomic window from Mytilus galloprovincialis chromosome 9, xbMytGall1.hap1.1, whole genome shotgun sequence contains:
- the LOC143045801 gene encoding heavy metal-binding protein HIP-like, with the protein product MTYREVTLVFLVALMANIYEYGYSASLNEFASIIDVEFEIPNTHAQVRTSKKYDLKRVTETEKTGVADTDDGLKMGLPELGLDEVKEHKDKSGDLQMIRKQLASSIDISFSAKLGTSIADISPWNTVVFDKAITNNGNGYNTATGIFTVPITGTYYFSSTILTKMKSTVEMSLRVNEKDSMLMYACATTLTYNSATNSIIVKLNKDDKVKIIKYGPWGSRPFYIHRIWSTFTGFLL